CCATGGGCACGACGGCCGACGACACGATCTGCGACGCTGCCCCCGCCATTCCGCACCCCACCAGCAGCACGCTGGTGAGCAGCAGCACCACCCCCATCAGCGCCCAGGGGTGCAGTGCGCGACACGTCTTTTGTGCGGAGCGATGGGGAGAAGGCGTGAACACGGTGTGGTGCAATCCTCTCAAGTGACGTGCGACGGCAAGTCTAGTGCATCGGTCTCTGCGTTTGTCCTGTAGCACATTCAGCTACTGGTGCAGGTTGATGGTGTTTGAGCTTCCGCCCACGTCTGGGGTCACGATGTCCGGCTTGCCGTCGCCGTTGAGGTCGGTCACCGAAACGAAGCTGACCGGGCCATTTGTGCCCACGTAGACGGGCGGGGCGAACGTGCCGTCGCCGTTTCCGGCGAGCACGGCGACGTCAGAGAATTCGCCCGAGCCGATGACGAGGTCGAGCTTGCCGTCGGCGTTGAAGTCGACGGCCACGCCGTTCGAGAGCGGAAGCCCTGCGGTGATGTTTGCGGAGACGGTGAACGTGCCGTCGCCATTGCCCAGCGCCACGACCAGCGCGCCGCTGGGGGAGGTGACGGCGAGATCGTTCTTGCCGTCGCCATTGAAGTCTCCAACGACGACACCATCGGGCTGGTTCAGCGACACGACGCTCTGCGACCCCTTGAACGTGCCATTGCCGTTGCCCAACAGAACCAGTGCTGTGTTCAAGCCGTTGCAGGTGACCGCAATGTCTGGCTTGCCGTCGCCGTTGAGGTCGGCCACCTGGGGCACGGTGGGGGTGTTGCCCATGCCGTACTCGCCGGGGCTGCTGAAGGTGCCATCGCCATTGCCCAGCAGCACGAGCACCTCGCTCACGCCGCCGTGGGCGGTGTCGGTGCTGGCCACGATGTCGAG
The sequence above is a segment of the Pseudomonadota bacterium genome. Coding sequences within it:
- a CDS encoding VCBS repeat-containing protein, encoding DLLTVDRNANLAFQKGNADGSFAAQVNSSAPLKATGLAVGDVNGDGKPDVVVSSYKNTQVGVLLNQGGGTFTQTAVPATYNTIGVALADVNGDGKLDIVASTDTAHGGVSEVLVLLGNGDGTFSSPGEYGMGNTPTVPQVADLNGDGKPDIAVTCNGLNTALVLLGNGNGTFKGSQSVVSLNQPDGVVVGDFNGDGKNDLAVTSPSGALVVALGNGDGTFTVSANITAGLPLSNGVAVDFNADGKLDLVIGSGEFSDVAVLAGNGDGTFAPPVYVGTNGPVSFVSVTDLNGDGKPDIVTPDVGGSSNTINLHQ